GCTGGTCGCTGAACCACCATCGCCAGAGTAGCCTTCATTTATCGAGCCGGCTACCGTCGTTATAAGAGGGGCTTGGGCACTAGCGGCACTCGGAAGCAGACATAAAACGCCTACCAGAGATAGCGGTAGTTTGTGCAGAACTCGGAGCGCAAATGTCATTTGCTCTGCTCCGATCCAGTGATAGTGATTGAGGTAGTCCCGCTTGTTCCGTAGCTCTGAACAATACTTCCCGTATCCGTTTCACCATTTACCCTGAGTCTCGAGTCATAAAACCGGATGACAGTCAATCCGGTTCCATAGAGCGCTCCCGTTAAGCCTCCAGCAGGACTATAAGACGGATTCGAGAACAGCATTGGCGGATGAGTTGCATCATTCCAGCTACTCTTTACGGACAGAACGTGGCCAGCGCCATCATATTGAGTTGAAAATAGCGTTGTTCCGAGACCGTTGCTATAGTCTGTCAGCTTACCGGCAAGATCATACTTGTAGGTAGAGTATCCTGGGTAATCAGTCGTGCACTTCGTGAAGACGCATTGCAGCTCGCTTGTTACCCTTCCCATCGCATCGTAAGCATAAGGAATGCGTTTAGAGTAGACCACCCCATTAGAGATGGCATCCTCTTCCGTCAGACGTCCTATCGTATTTGACGTGCCAGAAAGACTGGAAGAATCATAAGTGTAGGAAGCAACAAGAACTCCACTGGATGGGCTTGAGCAGTTGGGGACACTGTAAAACTTATACGTAACTCTGTTCAGTACGTCATAGCAGTAGCCAAGTATCGTTGGTGCTGTGGCTAAATTGATCGGCTGTGACAATTTCTGGACTAGATTTCCATTCGCATCATAGCTGTATTGAATGGTTCCCGTTTCTGGATTCGATGCGACAATGAGGCGAGACAGCGGGTCATATGTGAAGCTGCGCGCTCGTGGTGTTTCACCAACAGAAGAATTGCCAATCTGATTGACGCTTGTAAGATTATCCAACGCATCGTAACGGTAGTCCGTTTCCAGGTTCAATGGATTCGCAGGCGTCCCTAGCTCCATCACCTGTGTCAAGCGGCCCAGTCCGTCACTCGTTCGAGCCCAGGAATGACTTGCTTCGTCTGTATAAGTGGTCGCATTCCCCGCATACGTCCAGATCAGCGACGAACTGTCCGGTTGAGTTTGAGTTTGCTTACGTCCCAGGGCATCGTAGAGCGGAAATAAAGTCAATCCATAAGTTGGATCCCTCAGAGTTCGATAAGGATTTGAAGTGGAGTAGACCTGTCCCATTGTGTTGTATGTGGTGTCCACATAATCGACACCCGAGTCGGAGTTCAGCTGCGTTTGCACTACCCTCCCGAGCCCATCGTAGAGCGTCGTACGAACGATAGGACCTGCCGCTTCACCGGTTGTGGTCGTTACAGTAACTTTTGGCGGGGTGGGGTCGCCGTTATAGTTGACCATCATGCTGCCACCACCTGGCGGATAATCTATCTCAGTCAGGCGGTTTAGACTGTCACCATAAGAATAACTTGTAATCTGACTGTTCCAATCTGTATGAGATGCGAGCTGCCCCGTCGTGTAGTAATATGAGTAGTGGTCAGTTGCATTGTTGGCATAGGTTGCCAATGTAAGATAGGCATCTGTTGGTTGACGTGGAGTAAATCCTTGGTACGCGTCGGCATAGCTATAGGTTGTTGTATATGACTTCGGATCTGTCTCACTGACAACCATCCCCGCTAAATCGTACCTATAGGTCGTAGGCGGATTCCAGTTGGCACAGTTGCTTCCCGAAAAGGCGAGGCAATGTTTCTCAGAGGTAAGATTTCCCCGAGGCCCGACCATCGTTGCCGGGTAATTCGCGTCATCGTGATTCAGAATTCCGGCACTTCCCGATAAAGGGAACTCGTCGTAATTGTACTGAACCATTGAAACAGGGTTTCCAGAACCATCAGTAACAGTTACCTGTGATGGCTTATCGACAATATGGGCCTGAGAGTAAGGATAGGATGGCTGCGTCGGGTTAGGACTCGACCACAAATAATTAGTAAAGGTTTTGCGCAACCATGCTGGAGGGTTTGCCGCCGCAGCACATGGGTTGCCTGAACAGGAATAATAATCAGACTCGTCCTTCTCAATGACGTTGTCATACCCATCGTATTTCAGCTGTGTCTGCTTCTGTAGCGGTGTAGCGCCATCGTAGAGAGTTGTCGTTATTTGACCTGGATACGCACCAGCATAAGTTGTTGCCACCGATTCAAGTAGCTTACCAGCGCTTGTGTAGATAAGCTTGGATGTCTCCTGCCATGATGGCGCACCCCAGGGAAAGAGAGTACTGCTGTATTGCGTCGCCGTACCTGTATATGACGTATAGCTTCCATCGGGGGCGGTCACCGTCGACGTTAACGAAGTTATATAACCTGAACTGGATGTAGTAGGAAAGTTATACGACCAGTGATCTTCGCCCGACCCAGATGAAATGTATGCGTCGGTTACGACGAGACATGAGATGCGCGAGAAGTCCCCGTACCCCCCACAATCGCCGCGGACTCCCCACACGAATCGAACATAGCCACCAGTGGGGAAATTGATTCTCTGAATCGTCCCATATAGCGGGTCATAAATGAAACCGTACGCAGTGCCATTCGGCAATGTGATCGCGGTCACTGCATCCACTGATGAGGAGGTCATCGGCTGAACTGAAGCAGTGACGTTGCCTGCGCCGCCAGGATTAAAACAACAGATTTCCCACGTGGATGGGTCGTTGGGATCTTGTTGAGGGTGGGGCATGGTCCAGACACCTACCGGGACCTGAGAAACCGTCACAGAATAGTTCTCATTGTTTCCGCTAGCATCCTCCGTGGTAACGGTGTATGTTTTTGCGGCAATCTCGCCAACCTGCGCGATTGGGAAGTTTGTCGCGAAGGTAGTTCTACCTGCGCTGTCCTGAGCTATGGAAGCCACATTCCCATTGGCGTCTTCAAGTGTCCCGCTTGACCAGAATCCGGCGCTACCCCAGTATTGAGTTCCGTTTGGGTAAAGAATTGAAGGACCATAACCGCCTTGCGTGGCGACCCCGATGTTAGCGCCTGTTACAGATATTGCCGTTTGAAGGTCAGATCCGTCCCAGGTAGTGGCATTAGTGGGAGAGCCGTAGTACTGAGTACATTGCGAAGCGGAACTTCCTCCTTCGTACCCGTTCACATAGGCCACGTTCATCTCATGGGTAGACCCGGTCTCGTCCGAATAAAGGTATGGACCAGATATCTGACATCCCGCTACAGTGGGACCGTCTATCTGACTTCCATTTACGTTATATACAGGAGTGTAATTGGGAATAGTTGTTACAGTATCGGTCAAAAATGGCCCCGTGGTTGACCATGGGCCGACAGGGGCTGTCGCGGCATTGTAACTTCCGGGCATCCACTTGTAGTTAACTATTGAAGAATTAAGGACTGTAAAACCTAAATCCATCGCGCTGGAATAGGTATTTGCTTCCTGTAGGGAAACTGTCGCGGATGAATTGTAGAGAAGAGCGAATGGAATCCTTGGTCCTCTGGCACTCGTCGGGCCTGAAGGAAACGGAACCTTGACGCTCAGAGCGCCCGTAATATTGTTGACACTCCAAATTACATCTAGCTTATCTGGATCAGGGGTACCCGAAGGGTTGTGCGCGTCCGCATAGACGCCAGGAGGTGCCTGTGCCATTGAGCGGGTACCTCCGAATACGGCAACTAAGGCGATCATTACAAGTGCTAGCTGACGAACTCTATAGGTCGCATTTATCTGCTGATCCTGCTGCAGGCATTGGAATTCATCGTGGTCACCTGAGTCATTAAGTATTTTGGGGGGAACTGGAAACAACTCTTGCATGACGGCCTCTATGATGAAAGGAGTTGTAACATCAATTTATTACAGCTAAACCAGAACTTCGATGACCACCATGCCTGAACCCAGTGACCGAGAGCTTTGACGAATTGCTGACGTAGTAAACCCAAGACTGATAATTCACGGTTTTTATTTGGCGGCGGGAACGGTGTGTGGGAATCTGCACAGAAAGTTGTGGGCGGATTTACAGCAGCGCGGAATCGCGTGGCTGCCGCGAGAGACTTGGCAATTGATTCCAGCCATGTGAGCTTCCAGTTAGATCCCTTGGAAGCCATCCTGATATGAGAGTAGGAAGAGCTGGGAGCGAACGGGAACCGACGAGCACCAAGGCAAAAGGGCATGCAAATTCTTCCTGAAGAAAGTCAATCCAAAACAACTCAGCCGATCACTAATTCTCCCGGGAGTAATGCTGCAAGTTATTGCATATAACCAGTTGCGTCTATTTCATGCGTAGATTGCGCAGGAGAAACACTATCAGAAAGTTTGTTCCTGTCAACAATTTTCTTCATTGAAGCCATTTAGCGCCACCGGA
This Edaphobacter acidisoli DNA region includes the following protein-coding sequences:
- a CDS encoding RHS repeat domain-containing protein, whose amino-acid sequence is MQELFPVPPKILNDSGDHDEFQCLQQDQQINATYRVRQLALVMIALVAVFGGTRSMAQAPPGVYADAHNPSGTPDPDKLDVIWSVNNITGALSVKVPFPSGPTSARGPRIPFALLYNSSATVSLQEANTYSSAMDLGFTVLNSSIVNYKWMPGSYNAATAPVGPWSTTGPFLTDTVTTIPNYTPVYNVNGSQIDGPTVAGCQISGPYLYSDETGSTHEMNVAYVNGYEGGSSASQCTQYYGSPTNATTWDGSDLQTAISVTGANIGVATQGGYGPSILYPNGTQYWGSAGFWSSGTLEDANGNVASIAQDSAGRTTFATNFPIAQVGEIAAKTYTVTTEDASGNNENYSVTVSQVPVGVWTMPHPQQDPNDPSTWEICCFNPGGAGNVTASVQPMTSSSVDAVTAITLPNGTAYGFIYDPLYGTIQRINFPTGGYVRFVWGVRGDCGGYGDFSRISCLVVTDAYISSGSGEDHWSYNFPTTSSSGYITSLTSTVTAPDGSYTSYTGTATQYSSTLFPWGAPSWQETSKLIYTSAGKLLESVATTYAGAYPGQITTTLYDGATPLQKQTQLKYDGYDNVIEKDESDYYSCSGNPCAAAANPPAWLRKTFTNYLWSSPNPTQPSYPYSQAHIVDKPSQVTVTDGSGNPVSMVQYNYDEFPLSGSAGILNHDDANYPATMVGPRGNLTSEKHCLAFSGSNCANWNPPTTYRYDLAGMVVSETDPKSYTTTYSYADAYQGFTPRQPTDAYLTLATYANNATDHYSYYYTTGQLASHTDWNSQITSYSYGDSLNRLTEIDYPPGGGSMMVNYNGDPTPPKVTVTTTTGEAAGPIVRTTLYDGLGRVVQTQLNSDSGVDYVDTTYNTMGQVYSTSNPYRTLRDPTYGLTLFPLYDALGRKQTQTQPDSSSLIWTYAGNATTYTDEASHSWARTSDGLGRLTQVMELGTPANPLNLETDYRYDALDNLTSVNQIGNSSVGETPRARSFTYDPLSRLIVASNPETGTIQYSYDANGNLVQKLSQPINLATAPTILGYCYDVLNRVTYKFYSVPNCSSPSSGVLVASYTYDSSSLSGTSNTIGRLTEEDAISNGVVYSKRIPYAYDAMGRVTSELQCVFTKCTTDYPGYSTYKYDLAGKLTDYSNGLGTTLFSTQYDGAGHVLSVKSSWNDATHPPMLFSNPSYSPAGGLTGALYGTGLTVIRFYDSRLRVNGETDTGSIVQSYGTSGTTSITITGSEQSK